A part of Larkinella insperata genomic DNA contains:
- a CDS encoding Nif3-like dinuclear metal center hexameric protein, with translation MTTTFKASRRSFLLASLGLTAAQIIRTPYAEPLTVGQVIDRIKTNVGISWREQTVDNLIMGTREQTVKGIATTMMATLEVLQRAAAKGMNLVITHEPTYFSHQDRIEPIEQDALYQHKRDFIRKHGLAIFHFHDHWHGRRPDGIATGMIRELGWEKSADPQQPKLFTFDETSLARFAQSIESKLKIRTMRVVGDPTLRVKRVMASWGNVSLMPGIPYLAQADVLVVGETHEWELVEYVQDAIASGQKKALIILGHLVSEQAGMKYCAEWLKEFIQEVPIEFIPSAEPFWRPDKPVK, from the coding sequence ATGACGACTACTTTCAAGGCATCACGACGCAGCTTCTTGCTGGCCTCCCTGGGCCTCACTGCTGCTCAGATCATCCGAACCCCGTATGCCGAACCGTTGACCGTTGGTCAGGTGATCGATCGTATAAAAACCAATGTTGGTATTTCCTGGCGCGAGCAGACGGTCGATAATTTGATCATGGGTACCCGGGAGCAAACCGTAAAAGGAATTGCCACAACCATGATGGCGACCCTGGAGGTGCTGCAACGGGCTGCGGCCAAAGGGATGAACCTGGTGATCACGCACGAGCCGACTTATTTCTCCCACCAGGACCGGATTGAACCCATTGAACAGGATGCGCTTTACCAGCATAAGCGTGATTTTATCCGGAAACACGGCCTGGCCATCTTCCATTTTCACGATCATTGGCACGGACGTCGCCCCGACGGGATTGCCACGGGGATGATCCGGGAGCTGGGCTGGGAGAAAAGTGCCGACCCGCAGCAGCCCAAACTGTTTACCTTTGACGAAACATCACTGGCTCGTTTTGCTCAGTCAATTGAGTCGAAGCTGAAAATCCGGACCATGCGGGTGGTTGGTGATCCTACCTTACGGGTCAAACGCGTGATGGCGAGTTGGGGTAATGTGAGTTTAATGCCGGGCATTCCGTACCTGGCGCAGGCCGATGTGCTGGTTGTTGGAGAAACGCACGAGTGGGAGCTGGTCGAGTATGTTCAGGACGCCATTGCATCGGGTCAAAAAAAGGCGTTGATCATATTGGGCCACTTGGTGTCTGAGCAGGCCGGTATGAAATACTGCGCTGAGTGGTTGAAGGAGTTCATCCAAGAGGTGCCCATTGAGTTTATTCCATCAGCCGAACCTTTCTGGCGCCCGGATAAACCCGTCAAATAA
- a CDS encoding RraA family protein: MNYRIARFVSFFAVLLTGFSAVAQTLPKEELVFLTSEWKGERFPDGRPKIPDALIERAKKIGLDDAWTVLKNEGYLNQFEGGWKFIHDDVAVVGRAVTAMFMPSRPDVEKNIKDRGISKQGRKGNTNTWPIETLTKGDVYVADGFGKIGGGTLVGATLGNAIFSKTGNGVVFNGAARDLQELQNIKGFNAYVRDFHPSFLEEMVLMGLNSPIRMGNTMVLPGDLVIAQREGVLFVPAHLAEQVVATCEFVTRKDQFGFEMVKSARYTTGQIDSQWTDEIKVEFLKWLGQHPELGTMTRAELDKVMSKRTW; the protein is encoded by the coding sequence ATGAACTACCGAATTGCTCGTTTCGTATCCTTCTTTGCGGTTCTGCTTACTGGTTTTTCTGCTGTTGCGCAAACCCTTCCGAAAGAGGAACTAGTCTTTTTAACGTCCGAATGGAAGGGCGAACGCTTCCCCGACGGGCGCCCCAAAATTCCGGATGCGCTGATCGAACGGGCTAAAAAGATTGGTCTTGATGATGCCTGGACGGTTTTGAAAAATGAAGGATACCTGAATCAATTCGAAGGCGGCTGGAAGTTTATCCACGACGATGTGGCGGTGGTGGGCCGGGCCGTTACGGCAATGTTTATGCCCAGCCGGCCGGATGTGGAGAAAAACATCAAAGACCGGGGCATCAGCAAGCAGGGCCGCAAGGGCAACACCAACACCTGGCCGATTGAAACGTTGACGAAAGGCGACGTGTATGTGGCCGACGGTTTCGGGAAAATTGGCGGAGGTACGCTCGTGGGCGCCACTTTAGGCAATGCCATTTTCAGCAAAACCGGCAACGGGGTCGTGTTCAACGGGGCCGCCCGCGATTTGCAGGAGCTGCAGAATATCAAAGGCTTCAACGCGTACGTGCGCGATTTTCACCCGTCGTTTCTGGAAGAAATGGTCCTGATGGGCCTGAATTCACCGATCCGGATGGGAAACACAATGGTGCTGCCCGGCGACCTGGTGATTGCCCAGCGGGAAGGTGTCTTGTTCGTACCGGCGCACCTAGCCGAACAGGTTGTGGCAACCTGCGAATTTGTGACCCGCAAAGACCAGTTCGGTTTTGAAATGGTCAAATCGGCCCGCTACACCACGGGCCAGATCGACAGCCAGTGGACCGACGAAATCAAAGTCGAGTTCCTGAAATGGCTCGGTCAGCACCCCGAACTTGGCACCATGACCCGCGCCGAACTGGACAAGGTGATGAGCAAACGAACCTGGTAA
- a CDS encoding RraA family protein, whose amino-acid sequence MIKKTLLALAIALSGSLVAQAQQVGSSPEYVKALTANWQGERFPDGRPKVSDLVLERLQNCTLEQVWGYLGNKGYRNQVEKNWVILKPGETMTGRVVTAQFMPTRPDLDSLVRKTGKAEGRSQKGGINIWPIDILTKGDVYVADGYGKIKDGTLIGSSLGNAIYGKTGKGVIFYGSIRDMQELKDTKGFNAWVKGHDPSYIKDMTPTSINAPIRVGDVTVLPGDVVFANEYGVVFIPAHLVEGLVSASEMTALRDEFERFLLQQSKYPSGEIHGDWSDKIKNEFRAWVAKYPKKLAITQKDIEAYLAKGGH is encoded by the coding sequence ATGATTAAGAAAACTTTACTAGCGCTGGCCATCGCTCTTTCGGGAAGTTTGGTGGCGCAGGCCCAACAAGTTGGTTCGTCTCCGGAGTACGTGAAGGCCCTGACCGCCAACTGGCAGGGCGAACGCTTCCCGGATGGGCGTCCGAAAGTGTCGGATCTGGTCCTGGAACGACTACAGAATTGTACCTTGGAGCAGGTATGGGGCTATCTGGGCAACAAAGGCTACCGGAATCAGGTCGAGAAAAACTGGGTTATCCTTAAACCGGGTGAAACCATGACCGGCCGGGTGGTAACGGCGCAGTTCATGCCCACCCGCCCCGACCTCGATAGCCTGGTTCGCAAAACCGGGAAAGCCGAGGGGCGCTCGCAGAAAGGCGGTATTAACATCTGGCCGATCGACATCCTGACCAAAGGCGATGTGTACGTGGCCGACGGATACGGCAAGATCAAGGACGGCACGCTGATTGGTTCCAGCCTGGGCAACGCCATTTACGGCAAAACCGGCAAGGGCGTTATCTTTTACGGCTCCATCCGCGACATGCAGGAGTTGAAAGACACCAAAGGGTTCAACGCCTGGGTGAAGGGCCACGATCCGTCGTACATCAAAGACATGACGCCCACGTCCATCAACGCGCCGATTCGCGTCGGTGACGTAACGGTGTTGCCCGGCGATGTGGTGTTTGCGAACGAATACGGCGTAGTTTTCATCCCGGCGCACCTGGTCGAAGGGCTGGTGTCGGCTTCGGAAATGACGGCGTTGCGCGACGAGTTTGAGCGGTTCCTGCTGCAACAAAGCAAGTACCCGTCCGGTGAAATCCACGGCGACTGGTCGGACAAAATCAAGAATGAATTCAGAGCCTGGGTGGCTAAATACCCCAAAAAACTGGCAATCACTCAAAAAGACATTGAAGCGTACCTGGCCAAAGGCGGCCATTAA
- a CDS encoding SgcJ/EcaC family oxidoreductase, translating to MPLLLITPLLHAQSRQDSTAVQAIIQDQVTAWNQGDAVAYSKQFAREGTFTNIMGLSYTGHKAFLERHDQIFKGVFRNTVLQQKIISLRFIRPDVATVETLTRVSGLSAAPPPGIYLDNKGRFHTRLLQIMTKSATGWEVVTYHNVDLKSGVPVPEID from the coding sequence TTGCCGCTCCTACTTATCACTCCCCTGCTCCATGCGCAAAGCAGGCAAGATTCGACGGCTGTACAAGCGATCATTCAGGATCAGGTAACGGCCTGGAACCAGGGCGACGCGGTGGCGTATTCAAAACAGTTCGCCCGAGAAGGTACTTTCACCAACATTATGGGGCTGTCTTATACAGGTCACAAAGCTTTTCTGGAACGACACGATCAGATTTTCAAAGGCGTTTTCAGGAATACCGTATTACAGCAGAAAATCATTTCTTTACGGTTTATCCGTCCGGATGTGGCGACGGTCGAAACCCTAACCCGGGTCTCCGGTCTTTCGGCAGCTCCCCCGCCCGGAATTTATTTAGACAATAAAGGACGTTTTCACACGCGGCTGTTGCAGATAATGACTAAATCGGCTACGGGCTGGGAGGTTGTTACCTACCACAACGTCGATCTGAAGTCCGGCGTACCGGTACCCGAAATTGACTGA
- a CDS encoding DUF3857 domain-containing protein → MIFFRFIRRGLAFAFSFISFYAVCQTDKFGQINPEDLKMKVYPADSSAEAVVLSDVGKSSITQNDTRGYYVYYERHVRIKILKKSAFDRATITVPFHNIRVDLREEVSDIEGVTYNPLPDGSFTTNRLTKDAIFEERRTENAYVKRFTLPNVREGSIIEFKYTLTSDFVFELREWDFQKDIPVRWSQYDLTLIPGFEYRILFQGFEALATDESQRLGSDIHYRWAMKNLSALREEDFMATPDNYRAKVWFELIRTSLPHQVGPQNFAKKWEDLDKYLLADSQFGLAINRTGFLKDVATSLQKQSTDTLQRVTAAYKFIRQAMTWNRHRGIFTKNSLKNAFEAKTGNVADLNLMLVGLLREMGLEAYPVILSTKQNGLLSKEYPLMTRFDYVIAAVPWRGKDLLLDVCEPGLKVGVLPVRCLNGEGRLVHNRRPRWVPLTPTEKRREAGQFQLTVNKDAQLDGTISITHSGYAATDSRQHLRDVSLEKFRQAVKSRNPDWQWSKLEVQNADSSDLPLTIKGSVTVAEAISRIENRMFLRPLPISDLMNNPFKSLERRFPVDMGVPIEKSYVASYTLPEGYTVEEVPKNVALTLPGNAGRFTFMTQMNGNSLQVVSRLTFNKAVFEPDEYGSLREFYNQVTAKHNEQVVLKKSNE, encoded by the coding sequence ATGATCTTTTTCCGCTTTATTAGGCGCGGATTGGCTTTTGCCTTCTCTTTTATCTCCTTTTATGCCGTTTGTCAGACTGATAAGTTTGGCCAGATTAATCCGGAAGATCTTAAAATGAAAGTTTATCCTGCCGATTCTTCGGCGGAGGCTGTTGTTTTATCAGATGTTGGGAAATCTTCAATTACTCAAAATGATACTCGGGGTTATTACGTCTATTACGAGCGCCATGTCCGAATTAAAATACTTAAAAAAAGCGCGTTTGATCGCGCTACCATAACAGTTCCGTTCCACAATATCCGTGTGGATTTACGGGAAGAGGTGTCCGACATTGAAGGCGTAACCTACAATCCATTACCGGATGGATCATTTACCACCAATCGGCTCACCAAAGATGCCATTTTCGAGGAGCGTCGGACGGAAAATGCGTATGTCAAGCGGTTTACCCTGCCGAACGTCCGCGAAGGCTCCATCATCGAATTTAAATACACGCTTACGTCCGATTTTGTGTTTGAGCTGCGCGAGTGGGATTTCCAGAAGGATATACCCGTTCGCTGGAGTCAGTATGACTTAACGTTGATACCGGGCTTTGAATACCGAATTCTTTTTCAGGGATTTGAAGCGTTGGCCACCGATGAAAGCCAGCGGCTGGGTAGTGATATTCATTACCGGTGGGCGATGAAAAACCTGAGCGCCCTGCGTGAAGAAGATTTTATGGCCACGCCCGATAATTACCGCGCTAAGGTCTGGTTTGAACTGATTCGCACGTCGTTGCCGCATCAGGTGGGACCACAGAATTTCGCCAAGAAGTGGGAAGATCTCGATAAATATTTGTTGGCTGACAGCCAGTTCGGGCTGGCCATCAACCGGACGGGATTTTTGAAGGATGTGGCTACTTCGCTGCAAAAGCAATCCACCGACACCTTGCAGCGGGTGACAGCAGCGTATAAATTTATTCGTCAGGCCATGACCTGGAACCGGCATCGCGGTATTTTTACCAAGAACAGCCTGAAAAACGCCTTCGAAGCCAAGACCGGCAACGTGGCGGATTTGAACCTCATGCTGGTGGGTCTGCTGCGGGAAATGGGGCTGGAAGCGTACCCCGTCATCCTGAGTACGAAACAGAACGGTTTGCTCAGCAAAGAGTACCCGCTGATGACCCGGTTTGACTACGTGATTGCGGCCGTTCCCTGGCGGGGTAAGGATTTGCTGCTGGATGTTTGTGAACCGGGTCTCAAGGTCGGGGTACTGCCCGTGCGTTGCCTGAATGGCGAAGGACGTCTTGTGCACAACCGGCGCCCCCGCTGGGTTCCGCTGACCCCAACCGAAAAACGGCGCGAGGCCGGGCAGTTTCAGTTGACGGTGAACAAGGATGCGCAGTTGGACGGTACCATCAGCATCACCCATTCTGGATACGCAGCCACCGACAGCCGGCAGCACTTGCGGGATGTAAGTCTGGAAAAGTTCCGGCAGGCGGTTAAAAGCCGAAACCCCGACTGGCAATGGAGCAAGCTGGAAGTTCAGAATGCCGATTCTAGCGATCTGCCGCTTACCATTAAAGGAAGTGTCACGGTAGCGGAAGCCATAAGCCGGATTGAAAACCGTATGTTTTTGCGGCCACTTCCCATTTCTGACTTAATGAACAATCCGTTTAAGAGCCTCGAACGGCGGTTTCCGGTCGATATGGGCGTGCCGATTGAAAAGTCATATGTAGCCAGCTATACCCTGCCGGAAGGGTACACAGTCGAAGAAGTGCCTAAAAATGTGGCCTTGACGTTACCGGGGAATGCGGGGCGATTTACGTTTATGACGCAGATGAACGGGAACAGCTTACAGGTAGTTAGCCGACTAACCTTCAACAAGGCGGTTTTTGAGCCTGACGAATACGGTTCACTGCGGGAATTTTATAACCAGGTTACTGCCAAACATAACGAACAGGTTGTCCTGAAAAAATCAAATGAATAA
- a CDS encoding DUF4142 domain-containing protein, with amino-acid sequence MKKLSLILFLLVSVWTLQSCNSSEKKDSAEQAEEVNEAKDMPEDDSEFAIKAASGGLMEVELGKLAEQKAQSQQVKDFGAMMATDHSKANEELKTLAASKNISIPATLSEDHQKHVDELTKLSGAEFDKEYVKLMVDDHKEDIDLFKEASFNAKDPDIKAFAGKTLPTLQKHYDAVKAIQDGIQ; translated from the coding sequence ATGAAAAAGCTAAGTTTAATTCTGTTCTTGTTGGTGAGCGTATGGACCTTACAATCCTGTAACAGCAGTGAAAAAAAAGACAGTGCCGAGCAGGCTGAAGAAGTCAACGAAGCGAAAGATATGCCCGAAGATGATTCCGAATTCGCGATAAAAGCCGCCAGCGGTGGTCTTATGGAAGTAGAGTTGGGCAAACTGGCCGAGCAAAAAGCTCAAAGCCAACAAGTAAAAGATTTTGGTGCGATGATGGCTACTGATCATTCAAAAGCCAATGAAGAATTGAAAACGCTGGCAGCTTCCAAAAATATTTCTATACCTGCAACGCTTAGTGAGGATCATCAAAAACACGTCGATGAATTAACCAAATTATCCGGAGCGGAGTTTGACAAGGAATATGTCAAACTGATGGTCGATGACCATAAAGAAGACATTGATCTGTTTAAAGAAGCTTCTTTCAATGCAAAAGACCCCGATATAAAAGCCTTTGCCGGAAAGACTTTGCCGACTCTGCAAAAACATTACGACGCCGTCAAAGCAATTCAGGATGGCATCCAATAA
- a CDS encoding mandelate racemase/muconate lactonizing enzyme family protein, giving the protein MKKVQHLLEWLKKHPAPTAASQPSIEPSAGVDRRNFLRNSTLGGLSLGLMFDGKPEREMEFITQKVKKDSKPSELKITDLRVAVLQGVPFSSPIIRIDTNQGLVGWGEVRDGASPNYALMLKSRLLGKNPCHVEKIFKEIRQFAGHSRAAGGVCGVEMALWDLAGKAYNVPAYQLLGGKYRDYIRLYADTPEGRDYDEFAKHMVRRRDQGYTFLKMDFGIGMLADTPGMLVGAKNWSVKQQWNDAKPGMMGNYAQTKHPFTRIQVTSKGIDALAQHVGKVREIVGYDTPLSADHFGHFDVNTAIQIGKAMEPFRLAWLEDLVPWFYTDQWKQISDAIDTPTLTGEDIFGKKEFIKLIDAKAIDMIHPDLASSGGLLETKKIGDYAEEAGIPMAMHFAGSPICMMANIHCAAATENFVALEHHGVDVDGWEDIVTGIKPIVEKGFVKVPDRPGLGVELNEEVAKKFLKKGATWFAPTEIWNTRDSADREWS; this is encoded by the coding sequence ATGAAGAAAGTACAACATCTACTTGAGTGGCTCAAAAAGCATCCCGCCCCGACAGCGGCCTCCCAGCCGTCAATCGAACCCTCTGCCGGTGTTGACCGGCGCAACTTCCTTCGCAATTCGACGCTGGGCGGTTTGTCGCTCGGCCTGATGTTCGACGGCAAACCGGAGCGCGAAATGGAGTTCATTACGCAGAAAGTTAAGAAGGATTCGAAGCCGTCGGAACTGAAAATTACCGATCTCCGGGTAGCGGTTTTGCAGGGCGTACCCTTTTCCAGCCCCATCATTCGGATCGACACGAACCAGGGCCTGGTCGGCTGGGGTGAAGTGCGCGACGGAGCCAGCCCCAATTACGCCCTGATGCTGAAAAGCCGTCTGCTGGGTAAGAACCCGTGTCATGTCGAGAAAATTTTTAAAGAGATTCGCCAGTTTGCCGGTCACAGCCGGGCCGCAGGTGGGGTTTGCGGGGTTGAAATGGCGCTGTGGGATCTGGCCGGTAAAGCCTACAACGTACCGGCATATCAACTGCTGGGCGGCAAATACCGGGATTACATCCGGCTCTACGCCGATACGCCCGAAGGCCGGGATTACGACGAATTTGCCAAGCACATGGTTCGGCGCCGAGATCAGGGGTATACCTTCCTGAAAATGGACTTCGGGATCGGGATGCTGGCCGATACGCCGGGTATGCTGGTGGGCGCTAAAAACTGGAGTGTCAAACAGCAGTGGAACGATGCCAAACCGGGCATGATGGGCAACTACGCCCAGACCAAACACCCGTTTACCCGGATTCAGGTAACGTCCAAAGGGATCGATGCCCTAGCGCAGCACGTGGGGAAGGTCCGGGAGATTGTGGGCTACGACACGCCTTTGTCGGCCGACCACTTCGGCCACTTCGACGTGAATACCGCCATTCAGATCGGGAAGGCGATGGAACCGTTCCGCCTGGCCTGGCTCGAAGACCTTGTGCCCTGGTTCTACACCGATCAATGGAAGCAGATTTCCGACGCCATCGATACGCCGACGCTGACGGGTGAGGATATTTTCGGCAAAAAAGAATTTATCAAGCTCATTGACGCCAAAGCAATCGACATGATTCACCCGGATCTGGCTTCGTCGGGCGGGCTGCTGGAAACGAAGAAAATCGGGGACTACGCCGAGGAAGCCGGTATTCCGATGGCGATGCACTTTGCGGGCTCACCAATCTGCATGATGGCCAACATTCACTGCGCGGCCGCTACCGAAAACTTCGTTGCCCTCGAACACCACGGGGTTGATGTAGATGGTTGGGAAGACATTGTAACCGGAATCAAACCAATCGTGGAAAAAGGCTTCGTGAAAGTTCCCGACAGACCGGGTCTGGGCGTCGAACTCAACGAAGAAGTGGCGAAGAAATTCCTGAAGAAAGGAGCTACCTGGTTTGCTCCGACCGAAATCTGGAACACCCGCGACTCCGCTGACCGCGAATGGAGCTAA
- a CDS encoding DUF1684 domain-containing protein, which produces MILATIFPDLNWYPISKRHGLVHQMNRKNKHRIAGMLLALLVSHSGFSQIPYSNKIAAHREEYKAGFLKSPKSPLKKDDLPYLRFFEPDSTYQVEATVQRTPQAEPFELPTYDGKKKTYVKYAILLFRLKGNPYELTLYRSLQLAQLPQYRDYLFLPFKDATNGKSTYGGGRYMDLRVGNIKDGKLLLDFNKAYNPYCAYSDGYACPIPPKENQLTVSVEAGEKQFAGKK; this is translated from the coding sequence ATGATTTTGGCGACGATATTTCCGGATTTGAACTGGTATCCGATCAGCAAACGCCACGGACTGGTGCATCAGATGAATCGGAAGAATAAGCACCGAATTGCCGGAATGCTGCTTGCCTTATTGGTGAGTCATTCCGGCTTTTCTCAAATACCGTATTCTAACAAAATTGCTGCCCACCGCGAGGAATATAAAGCGGGTTTTCTCAAATCTCCGAAGAGTCCATTAAAAAAAGACGATCTACCTTATCTGCGTTTTTTTGAACCTGATTCAACCTACCAGGTAGAAGCCACCGTGCAGCGCACTCCCCAGGCCGAGCCTTTCGAATTACCCACTTACGACGGTAAGAAAAAAACATATGTTAAGTATGCCATACTCTTGTTCCGTTTGAAAGGAAATCCGTACGAACTTACTCTTTATCGCAGCCTGCAACTGGCTCAGCTGCCCCAATACCGCGACTATTTATTTCTGCCCTTTAAAGACGCCACCAACGGCAAATCGACGTATGGCGGAGGGCGTTATATGGACCTGCGCGTGGGTAATATAAAAGACGGAAAGCTACTACTCGATTTCAATAAAGCCTATAACCCTTACTGCGCCTACAGCGACGGATATGCCTGCCCGATTCCGCCGAAAGAAAATCAGTTGACGGTAAGCGTTGAAGCAGGGGAAAAACAGTTTGCTGGCAAAAAGTGA
- a CDS encoding regulatory protein RecX, with protein MTEQSKDILRRAASFCAYQERTQREVRERLNEWDVYGDEAEEIIVWLIEQNYLNEERFAKTFAGSKFRVKRWGKHKIKQHLKQRGITGYNLDQAMKEIEPDDYRQTLVDLLEKKKRSLQGESPLVMKQKLVRFAIGKGYESDMVWSVLGGDE; from the coding sequence ATGACCGAGCAATCAAAAGATATTCTGCGCCGGGCGGCTTCGTTTTGCGCCTATCAGGAACGCACGCAGCGGGAAGTTCGTGAACGGCTGAACGAATGGGATGTGTACGGCGACGAGGCCGAGGAAATCATCGTTTGGCTAATCGAACAGAACTACCTGAATGAAGAGCGGTTTGCCAAAACGTTCGCGGGTAGCAAATTCCGGGTGAAACGCTGGGGCAAACACAAAATCAAGCAGCACCTGAAGCAGCGCGGCATCACCGGCTATAACCTCGATCAGGCCATGAAAGAAATTGAACCCGACGACTACCGCCAGACGCTGGTCGATTTGCTCGAGAAAAAGAAGCGCAGCCTGCAGGGCGAGAGTCCGCTGGTCATGAAGCAGAAACTGGTGCGCTTCGCCATCGGAAAAGGCTACGAAAGCGACATGGTGTGGTCGGTATTGGGAGGAGACGAATAA
- a CDS encoding SpoIIAA family protein has translation MQDLKFDLKHLGDFEKAAIVSDKTWLNLAAKVAGFSPNLEVKTFSFAEKEQAQQWIRR, from the coding sequence GTGCAGGACCTGAAGTTTGACCTGAAACACCTGGGCGATTTTGAAAAAGCTGCCATCGTCAGCGACAAAACGTGGCTGAATTTAGCCGCAAAGGTTGCCGGATTTTCGCCTAATCTCGAAGTAAAGACCTTTTCGTTTGCCGAAAAAGAGCAGGCTCAGCAGTGGATCAGGAGGTAG
- a CDS encoding DUF3857 domain-containing transglutaminase family protein: protein MNKRWYGLVGGWLLSLTAWAGEPFSVAAIPANLSAGAAAVMRVHEQTFQVRTQAEAVETVHYAVTILKEEGQSYANLEIPYDKLSKVSSIEGTLYNAEGKVLRRLKRSDIKDLSSISDFSLFEDNRAKSAAFSYADYPFTVEFRYEITTRNTMSYPAWFPQSDDKLALELAQFQVVVPAGQTLRYKILNQLAAPEMATSPAGRVYTWQLKQQKIHEQESQAPYYTNLGPGVLTAPDEFELEARKGRMQTWQELGRFVYQLNEGRDQLPESLRRQALELVAGETDAVKKIQKIYGFVQQHTRYVSIQLGIGGWQTFPASVVAEKGYGDCKALSNYTYALLKAVGIPSYWALVSAGRHKVDVEPDFPALRFNHMILCVPLAKDTVWLECTDQHAPAGYLGSFTDNRHALLLMPEGGKLVRTPVYRPVDNRQNRSAVARLEASGSATFDVSTLYTGIQTEGVESVMRTASSDDQRQWLYRQFTMPNFTISSFSFQEQKNTLPAIVERLIMQVPTCASRSGNRLFLVPSQLTSSQSLPVQTDHRTAEFQLATSYLDTDTITYQLPTGMAVEYLFEPVQLKSRFGTYQASAKVEGNTVKYSRRLVMEAGRYAPELYTEYVDFRRKIAKADRLQILLKN, encoded by the coding sequence ATGAATAAGCGTTGGTACGGGTTGGTCGGCGGCTGGCTGCTGAGTCTGACCGCCTGGGCGGGAGAACCGTTCTCCGTTGCGGCCATTCCCGCTAATCTGTCGGCAGGAGCGGCCGCGGTGATGCGGGTCCATGAGCAGACGTTTCAGGTCCGGACGCAGGCCGAAGCGGTCGAAACCGTGCATTATGCCGTTACGATTCTGAAGGAAGAAGGGCAGTCTTACGCCAATCTGGAGATTCCCTACGATAAGCTTTCGAAGGTAAGTAGCATTGAAGGAACTTTATACAACGCGGAGGGGAAGGTGCTTCGTCGGTTGAAACGCAGTGATATCAAAGACCTGAGTTCGATCAGTGATTTTTCATTGTTTGAAGACAATCGGGCAAAATCAGCAGCGTTTTCGTACGCCGATTACCCGTTTACCGTTGAATTTCGCTACGAGATCACCACGCGTAACACCATGTCGTATCCGGCCTGGTTTCCGCAGAGCGATGATAAACTGGCGCTGGAGCTGGCTCAGTTTCAGGTAGTGGTGCCAGCCGGGCAAACGTTACGGTATAAAATCCTGAACCAACTGGCAGCACCCGAAATGGCAACCAGTCCGGCCGGGCGCGTGTACACCTGGCAGCTCAAACAGCAAAAAATACACGAACAGGAATCGCAGGCTCCGTATTACACGAACCTGGGGCCGGGGGTATTGACGGCTCCCGATGAGTTTGAACTGGAAGCCCGCAAAGGACGGATGCAAACCTGGCAGGAGTTGGGCCGGTTTGTCTACCAACTCAATGAGGGACGCGATCAGCTCCCGGAGTCGCTCCGGCGTCAGGCGCTGGAACTGGTGGCCGGCGAAACCGATGCCGTCAAGAAAATTCAGAAAATTTACGGATTTGTACAGCAGCATACGCGCTACGTCAGTATTCAGCTGGGCATTGGCGGCTGGCAAACGTTTCCGGCTTCTGTGGTGGCCGAGAAAGGCTACGGCGACTGTAAGGCGCTTTCCAATTACACGTACGCCCTGCTGAAAGCCGTCGGAATTCCGTCGTATTGGGCGCTGGTTTCGGCAGGTCGGCATAAAGTGGATGTGGAACCTGATTTTCCGGCTCTGCGCTTCAATCACATGATTTTGTGCGTTCCGCTGGCGAAGGATACCGTTTGGCTGGAATGTACCGATCAGCACGCACCGGCTGGTTATCTGGGCAGTTTTACAGACAACCGACACGCTCTGTTGCTGATGCCCGAAGGCGGGAAGCTGGTACGAACGCCGGTTTACCGCCCGGTCGATAACCGGCAAAACCGTTCGGCGGTGGCCCGGCTTGAGGCATCCGGAAGCGCAACGTTCGATGTCAGTACCCTGTATACCGGTATTCAGACAGAAGGGGTGGAGTCGGTGATGCGTACTGCGAGTTCGGACGATCAGCGGCAGTGGCTTTACCGGCAATTCACCATGCCTAATTTTACGATTTCATCGTTTTCTTTTCAGGAGCAGAAAAATACGTTACCAGCGATTGTCGAACGCCTGATCATGCAGGTGCCAACCTGTGCCTCCCGCAGCGGCAATCGCCTGTTTCTGGTTCCCAGCCAGCTCACATCGAGTCAATCGCTGCCCGTTCAGACCGATCATCGTACGGCGGAATTTCAACTGGCAACCAGTTATCTGGACACCGATACGATTACGTATCAGTTGCCGACCGGGATGGCGGTTGAATACCTTTTTGAGCCGGTACAGCTCAAATCGCGTTTCGGAACCTATCAGGCATCGGCAAAGGTGGAGGGAAATACCGTGAAGTACAGTCGCCGACTGGTGATGGAAGCAGGAAGGTATGCGCCGGAACTCTACACGGAATACGTGGATTTCCGCCGGAAAATAGCCAAAGCCGACCGGCTGCAAATCCTGCTGAAGAATTAA